TTGGACACTCCCCCCGTCACCGTCTGGGTTCTCGTCGCCAGCCAATTCCCTCTCGAGCTGCTCAAGCGGCGGGAGCATCCTGGCAACGGCTTCCTTTACCGGTGGCAGATCCTGTGCTGCAATCTTCCATACCCGCTTCAGATCCACGCCTTCGTAGTCATGAATCAGAACGTCCCGAAAACCAGCCATCAGCCGCCAGGGGATATTCGGGTGCTGCCGGCGATACTCGTCGGGAATGCGTTTCGCCGCCTCGCCGATGATCTCGAAGTTCCTCACCACAGCGTCCTGGATCATCGTATCATCAAAGAAAGTCCTTTCTCCGTCCTTGAGGTACCGTTCGATCTTCACGGCACACTCTAGAATATGGACAAGATATACGCGGGGGTCTTTTTTCATATCCGCCTTGCCTCTCTTAGAATCCGCCGCTTAAGCAGCCAGTAGAGACTATCCTCGGTGACAACGTCAACAGGTCGACCCAAGAGTTCTTCAAGGTCTTCTATCAGTCCGGCCGGAAACCACGGACTGGTCTCCTCACCGACATCGACGAGCAAATCGATATCGCTTTCGTCAGTTTCCTCTCCCCGTACGGCCGATCCGAACACGCGCACATTGCGCGTGCCGTGCTTCTGGGCGATCCGAAGGATTTCCTCGCGATTCCCTTTCAACAGTTGCATCACGGTCATGCTCTGCCTCCGTCGAACAAGATCTTTTGTCGTGGGTCTCTGTAGGCCAAGGGATATGGCCCCCGTACTTTGGACCACTTTTCATACCCCTTCGGGCAACACTTCAGTGAGGAAACCGACCCTGTTTTCCAGGATGATTATCCCCCTTGCTCAACTCCCTCACCACTTGGAATTTAAGTCGTGATGAATACCGGTTTTGATGGCTTTTCCTGTTCAGGAGTTGCCTCCCTCCAGGGGTGCCGCCTCCCTCCAAGGGTGCCGTTTCCCTTCCCTGAACATCATGATACCATGTTGTTGTCG
This region of Atribacteraceae bacterium genomic DNA includes:
- a CDS encoding DUF86 domain-containing protein; this translates as MKKDPRVYLVHILECAVKIERYLKDGERTFFDDTMIQDAVVRNFEIIGEAAKRIPDEYRRQHPNIPWRLMAGFRDVLIHDYEGVDLKRVWKIAAQDLPPVKEAVARMLPPLEQLERELAGDENPDGDGGSVQ
- a CDS encoding nucleotidyltransferase family protein; the encoded protein is MTVMQLLKGNREEILRIAQKHGTRNVRVFGSAVRGEETDESDIDLLVDVGEETSPWFPAGLIEDLEELLGRPVDVVTEDSLYWLLKRRILREARRI